From Nicotiana tabacum cultivar K326 chromosome 22, ASM71507v2, whole genome shotgun sequence, one genomic window encodes:
- the LOC142176025 gene encoding uncharacterized protein LOC142176025 encodes MAFEKGGDDGTLRYRGRLCVPDVDELRERIVSEAHNYRCKLPISWFEVGEAELLGPDLVNQSMEKVKLIQEHLKTAQSCQKSYSNMQHRYLEFQVDDWVFLNISPEKGVIRFGKKGKLNPRYIGPYRIL; translated from the exons ATGGCTTTTGAaaaagggggagatgatggtactttgagatACAGAGGTAGACTATGCGTTCCAGATGTAGACGAGCTCAGAGAGCGTATTGTGTCAGAAGCCCACAACTATAG GTGCAAATTGCCAATTAGTTGGTTCGAAGTTGGCGAAGCAGAGTTGCTGGGACCAGATTTGGTCAATCAgtctatggagaaagtcaagttgattcaagagcatttGAAGACAGCTCAGAGTTGCCAAAAGTCCTATTCAAACATGCAACATAGatacctagagtttcaagttgatgattgggtgtttctaaACATTTCGCCTGAgaaaggtgttataagatttgggaagaaaggaaagctcaATCCTAGATACATTGGCCCATATAGGATCCTATGA
- the LOC107801828 gene encoding AMSH-like ubiquitin thioesterase 3: MTNKKLNTIIIEIILLSLKLKVKTTRGKPTGLPFFSISKATSSEISHNLAGRMRRPATMNVDAMTRKVAVDNRIPLRNYYRIANNLLRQANIHRGEKNIIDLYIILMRYSSLVTETIPDHRDYQALHPEERALSKRMLSTVLDELEGLKPEFQRQRKRMDKAQAAAQTSQLNNQENPPYRSVGNSLVRPYTNNKASSDYDNKWAISNAPSSLWKQNKDYSGVSSSSSIDMQFQKLSLNFPVPKQETLSRHSLLGPNGLHGQWSGPSSKIKVNYPAYADLSSNELLSLNQVADDGSFMSNDTGLKVDKSPMESVLSLDDGRWLHPSEDSCSPFFDDMRSDHIPLSNLRQPSPPPVLAQIQQEFHPISPSKVADPRPGPAKSFQDGPPGSNSYQHLHVPVRLMEDFLRLARENTAKNLETCAVLAGSLRNRVFHITTLIVPKQESTSDSCSTLNEEEIFEVQDKLSLFPLGWIHTHPSQTCFMSSVDLHTHYSYQIMLPEAIAIVMAPTDKASPHGIFHLSDPAGVSVIRNCQQRGFHPHEEPEDGSPIYEHCSHVYMNANMKFDVIDLR; this comes from the exons ATGACAAATAAGAAGCTTAACACAATAATCATTGAAATTATTCTTCTTTCTcttaaattaaaagttaaaaccaCTCGAGGGAAACCAACTGGACTACCATTTTTCTCAATCTCTAAAGCCACATCGTCGGAAATTTCCCATAATCTCGCCGGAAGAATGAGACGGCCGGCGACTATGAACGTCGACGCGATGACTCGGAAAGTCGCCGTCGATAATCGAATTCCTCTCCGCAATTACTATCGAATCGCCAATAATCTCCTCCGACAG GCCAATATTCACCGTGGGGAGAAGAATATCATAGACTTGTATATAATACTAATGAGATATTCAAG TTTGGTTACTGAAACAATACCCGACCATCGAGACTACCAAGCTTTGCATCCAGAAGAAAGAGCATTATCGAAAAGG ATGCTCTCAACAGTGCTAGATGAACTAGAGGGTTTAAAACCGGAATTCCAGCGCCAGCGGAAAAGAATGGATAAAGCTCAAGCAGCAGCTCAGACTTCCCAACTTAATAATCAGGAGAACCCTCCCTACAGATCAGTTGGAAATTCTTTAGTACGGCCCTATACCAACAATAAAGCATCTTCTGATTATGACAATAAATGG GCCATCAGCAATGCACCTTCATCTTTGTGGAAGCAGAATAAAGATTACTCTGGTGTTTCATCCTCGAGTTCGATCGATATGCAGTTCCAGAAGCT ATCTCTCAATTTTCCTGTTCCAAAGCAAGAAACACTGTCAAGGCACTCGCTTTTAGGCCCAAATGGTCTTCATGGTCAATGGTCCGGACCTAGTTCCAAGATAAAG GTGAATTACCCAGCATATGCCGATTTAAGTTCAAATGAGCTTTTGAG CCTCAATCAGGTTGCTGATGATGGCTCATTCATGTCTAATGACACTGGCTTGAAGGTGGATAAGTCTCCTATGGAATCGGTTCTTTCTTTGGATGATGGACGGTGGTTACACCCTTCTGAGGATTCTTGTTCTCCATTTTTTGATGATATGCGGAGTGATCATATTCCTTTAAGTAACTTAAGGCAGCCTTCGCCGCCTCCCGTTCTGGCGCAAATACAACAAGAATTTCATCCCATATCTCCATCCAAAGTTGCAGATCCAAGACCTGGACCAGCTAAGTCCTTTCAGGATGGACCACCTGGTTCAAACTCTTATCAACATTTGCATGTT CCAGTGAGACTGATGGAAGATTTCTTAAGATTAGCTCGAGAAAATACAGCAAAGAATTTAGAAACTTGTGCTGTTCTTGCAGGTTCACTG AGGAACCGTGTTTTTCACATCACTACTCTTATTGTCCCAAAGCAGGAGTCAACTTCAGATTCT TGTTCAACATTGAATGAAGAAGAAATTTTTGAGGTTCAGGACAAGCTCTCTCTCTTTCCTCTTGGTTGGATACAT ACACATCCATCACAAACCTGTTTTATGTCATCAGTTGACCTGCACACTCATTACTCATATCAG ATTATGTTGCCAGAAGCCATTGCAATAGTGATGGCTCCTACAGACAAAGCGAG CCCTCATGGTATATTTCATTTGTCTGATCCTGCTGGTGTGTCTGTTATCCGGAATTGTCAGCAGCGTGGTTTTCATCCTCATGAGGAGCCTGAGGATGGAAGTCCAATATATGAACACTGTTCTCATGTCTATATGAATGCAAACATGAAGTTTGATGTTATAGACCTTCGTTAA